One genomic segment of Mesoterricola silvestris includes these proteins:
- a CDS encoding electron transfer flavoprotein subunit alpha/FixB family protein, whose translation MILVFCETKDGKIRKPSLEALCEARRLADGAGKGLGALFVGADTTGAGEAAQYGADVIVKIEAPSLAAYSSDGYATAIADAVKAKGATALLAAATSCGRDVAPRVAARLGAGYASDVTGLSMVEGRLQAVRPVYAGKAFATTGFETPVQVATTRPNIFALAPCPKAGAVETLPAPAGGFLAVVKEILTKGAGHVDIAEADVIVAGGRGMKDGANFGILEELAGALGGVVGASRAAVDAGWGLPHSMQIGQTGKVVSPTLYIACGISGAIQHVAGMSGSKVIVAINKDPEAPIFKLATYGIVGDLFEVVPELTKAAKALGK comes from the coding sequence ATGATTCTGGTTTTCTGTGAGACGAAGGATGGGAAGATCCGCAAGCCTTCCCTTGAGGCCCTCTGCGAGGCCCGGCGCCTCGCCGATGGCGCCGGCAAGGGCCTGGGCGCGCTGTTCGTGGGCGCCGACACGACGGGGGCCGGCGAGGCCGCCCAGTACGGCGCGGACGTCATCGTGAAGATCGAGGCCCCGAGCCTCGCCGCCTATTCCAGCGACGGCTACGCCACGGCCATCGCCGACGCCGTGAAGGCCAAGGGCGCCACCGCGCTCCTGGCCGCCGCCACCTCCTGCGGCCGCGACGTGGCCCCCCGGGTCGCGGCGCGCCTGGGCGCGGGCTACGCCTCGGACGTCACGGGCCTGTCCATGGTGGAAGGCCGCCTCCAGGCGGTGCGCCCCGTGTACGCCGGCAAGGCCTTCGCCACCACCGGGTTCGAGACCCCCGTGCAGGTGGCCACCACCCGGCCCAATATCTTCGCCCTGGCCCCCTGCCCCAAGGCCGGCGCCGTGGAGACCCTCCCGGCCCCCGCCGGAGGCTTCCTGGCCGTGGTGAAGGAGATCCTCACCAAGGGCGCGGGCCACGTGGACATCGCCGAGGCCGACGTCATCGTCGCCGGCGGCCGCGGCATGAAGGACGGCGCCAATTTCGGGATCCTGGAGGAACTGGCCGGGGCCCTGGGCGGCGTGGTCGGCGCGAGCCGGGCCGCCGTGGACGCCGGCTGGGGCCTCCCCCACAGCATGCAGATCGGCCAGACCGGCAAGGTCGTGAGCCCCACCCTCTACATCGCCTGCGGCATCAGCGGCGCCATCCAGCACGTCGCCGGCATGTCGGGCTCCAAGGTCATCGTAGCCATCAACAAGGACCCCGAAGCCCCCATCTTCAAGCTCGCCACCTACGGCATCGTGGGCGACCTGTTCGAGGTGGTGCCGGAACTCACCAAGGCCGCGAAGGCGCTGGGGAAGTAG
- a CDS encoding UDP-N-acetylglucosamine--N-acetylmuramyl-(pentapeptide) pyrophosphoryl-undecaprenol N-acetylglucosamine transferase produces MPMTGRMYAESLVFTGGGTGGHFFPAVALAEGARARWDRPITFVGATRGIEARLLPPGPWPYELLDVEGFVGRSPLRTARAAWKLFRAWRILVNTWRTYRPWAVVGTGGYGAGPALLAARSLGIPYFLHESNASPGLLVKRLATGAEGVWCGMAEASAGLPGARCVLAGTPVREAFLRDFQPLSAQRPPYRLLVLGGSGGARALNEAVFQAAPGLLERFPQWDLLHQTGAGPFAELSARDRHPRHRLAPFLEFMDRQLESASLVVTRAGASTCAELQAAGRPAVIVPMPGSAGDHQVANARAMEAAGRARVVLQGEGMHLALAEEAARLMGDHARLAGLARGEPNRATDICLDDLASRMQNRLH; encoded by the coding sequence ATGCCCATGACAGGACGCATGTACGCCGAGAGCCTCGTGTTCACCGGGGGCGGGACGGGGGGCCACTTCTTCCCCGCCGTGGCCCTGGCCGAAGGGGCCCGGGCCCGCTGGGACCGCCCCATCACCTTCGTGGGCGCCACCCGCGGCATCGAGGCGCGGCTCCTGCCCCCGGGCCCCTGGCCCTACGAGCTGCTGGACGTGGAAGGCTTCGTGGGGCGCTCCCCCCTGAGGACGGCGCGGGCCGCGTGGAAGCTGTTCCGGGCCTGGCGCATCCTGGTGAACACCTGGAGGACGTACCGCCCCTGGGCGGTGGTGGGCACCGGCGGCTACGGCGCGGGCCCGGCCCTCCTGGCCGCGCGGAGCCTGGGCATCCCCTACTTCCTGCACGAATCCAACGCCAGCCCGGGGCTCCTGGTGAAGCGCCTGGCCACGGGCGCCGAGGGCGTCTGGTGCGGCATGGCGGAGGCCTCGGCGGGGCTGCCCGGGGCCCGGTGCGTCCTGGCGGGGACGCCGGTGCGGGAGGCCTTCCTGCGGGACTTCCAGCCCCTATCGGCCCAGCGTCCCCCGTACCGGCTCCTGGTGCTGGGGGGCAGCGGGGGCGCCCGCGCCCTCAACGAGGCGGTGTTCCAGGCGGCCCCGGGGCTCCTGGAGCGGTTCCCCCAGTGGGACCTCCTCCACCAGACCGGCGCCGGCCCCTTCGCGGAACTCTCCGCCCGGGACCGGCATCCCCGGCACCGGCTGGCGCCCTTCCTGGAATTCATGGACCGGCAGCTGGAATCCGCGAGCCTCGTGGTGACCCGGGCCGGGGCCAGCACCTGCGCCGAACTGCAAGCCGCAGGACGGCCGGCCGTCATTGTGCCCATGCCCGGCAGCGCCGGGGATCACCAGGTGGCCAACGCCCGGGCCATGGAGGCCGCGGGCCGGGCCCGGGTCGTCCTCCAGGGGGAGGGCATGCACCTCGCGCTGGCGGAGGAGGCGGCCCGGCTCATGGGGGACCACGCCCGGCTGGCCGGCCTCGCCCGCGGCGAGCCCAACCGGGCCACGGACATCTGCCTGGATGATCTCGCGTCCAGGATGCAAAACCGCCTACACTAG
- a CDS encoding cyclic nucleotide-binding domain-containing protein, whose product MSDSNFIGQSKLTFKEGEIVYRKGDLAQTMYVILTGKIRMYVGTEPQGDWSEELAKGDFFGEGSLLEPIPRHHTVVALEDTEVVTISRGTFLRMIRQNPEVSVKMMQRLAQRNRELAGRVDPEPFKGAKAKAQPTSVSLVSVISGRKFNILSHGALVGRYDPNTGIHPDIDLTEEDPQLSVSRRHARILCEHNRYFLVEEHGVANGTYIKGERLPPGDARELKAGDRVGFGMVVLFFEKPA is encoded by the coding sequence ATGTCCGATTCGAACTTCATAGGCCAGAGCAAGCTCACCTTCAAGGAGGGGGAGATTGTGTACCGCAAGGGCGATCTGGCCCAGACGATGTACGTGATCCTCACGGGCAAGATCCGCATGTACGTGGGCACCGAGCCCCAGGGGGACTGGTCCGAGGAACTGGCCAAGGGCGATTTCTTCGGCGAAGGCAGCCTCCTGGAGCCCATCCCCCGCCACCACACGGTGGTGGCCCTGGAGGACACCGAAGTGGTGACCATCTCCCGGGGCACCTTCCTGCGCATGATCCGCCAGAACCCGGAAGTGTCCGTGAAGATGATGCAGCGCCTGGCCCAGCGCAACCGCGAGCTGGCCGGCCGCGTGGACCCGGAGCCCTTCAAAGGCGCCAAGGCCAAGGCCCAGCCTACCTCCGTGAGCCTCGTGTCCGTCATCTCGGGGCGGAAGTTCAACATCCTCTCCCACGGCGCCCTCGTGGGCCGCTACGACCCCAACACCGGCATCCACCCCGATATCGACCTCACCGAGGAGGACCCGCAGCTGAGCGTCTCCCGGCGCCACGCGCGGATCCTCTGCGAGCACAACCGCTACTTCCTGGTGGAGGAGCACGGCGTGGCCAACGGCACCTACATCAAGGGCGAGCGCCTTCCCCCCGGCGACGCCCGGGAGCTGAAGGCCGGGGACCGGGTGGGCTTCGGCATGGTGGTGCTCTTCTTCGAGAAGCCCGCGTGA
- a CDS encoding divergent polysaccharide deacetylase family protein, which produces MTRRGGRASTPRLAGLAVLMFALGLGIGALFTSQSCSRKGRLPGDEEKAQPRPAPKPKPRKAEPVPPAPSPAPAPAPEPKSTLPKLAVVIDDLGYAPTELVTRLCAQPVPLSVAVLPYQERTRASADIAHDRGKEVMLHLPMEPLGYPAPGKDPGPEAVMFDLKEPELRARVRKALADVPWRRGVNNHMGSRITPDRTRMRWVLEEIRAKKCFFVDSRTEKDSVAFDVARDLAVPTVQRKVFLDDDKTFAEMSRQWDRALAIAHKEGQALIIGHIYPETVEALEKLIPTAKGKVQFVRAGDLAR; this is translated from the coding sequence GTGACGCGACGGGGAGGCCGGGCCTCCACCCCCCGCCTGGCGGGGCTGGCCGTGCTCATGTTCGCGCTGGGCCTGGGCATCGGCGCCCTCTTCACCTCCCAGTCCTGCTCCCGGAAGGGCCGCCTGCCCGGGGACGAGGAAAAGGCCCAGCCCCGGCCTGCCCCCAAACCCAAGCCCCGGAAGGCCGAACCGGTCCCGCCCGCGCCATCGCCCGCTCCCGCGCCGGCCCCCGAACCGAAATCCACCCTGCCCAAGCTGGCCGTGGTCATCGACGACCTGGGCTATGCCCCCACCGAGCTGGTCACGCGCCTCTGCGCCCAGCCCGTGCCCCTCTCCGTGGCCGTGCTGCCCTACCAGGAGCGCACCCGCGCCAGCGCCGACATCGCCCACGACCGGGGCAAGGAGGTCATGCTGCACCTCCCCATGGAGCCCCTGGGCTACCCCGCCCCCGGCAAGGATCCGGGCCCCGAGGCCGTGATGTTCGACCTCAAGGAGCCCGAGCTGCGTGCCCGGGTGCGCAAGGCCCTGGCCGACGTGCCCTGGCGCCGGGGCGTGAACAACCACATGGGCTCCCGCATCACCCCCGACCGCACCCGCATGCGGTGGGTCCTGGAGGAGATCCGCGCGAAGAAATGCTTCTTCGTGGACAGCCGCACCGAAAAGGACTCCGTGGCCTTCGACGTGGCCCGCGACCTCGCCGTGCCCACGGTCCAGCGCAAGGTCTTCCTGGACGACGACAAGACCTTCGCCGAAATGTCCCGCCAGTGGGACCGCGCCCTGGCCATCGCCCACAAGGAAGGCCAGGCCCTCATCATCGGCCACATCTACCCCGAAACCGTGGAAGCCCTCGAAAAACTCATCCCCACCGCCAAAGGCAAAGTCCAGTTCGTGAGGGCGGGGGATCTGGCGAGGTAG
- the cutA gene encoding divalent-cation tolerance protein CutA, which produces MINAVTIFTTCGSEETALTIAAAVVDQGYAACVNILPSIKSYYYYKGGTHLDEEVMLMIKTSRDRYDAVAQVITELHTYEIPEILMVPVEACSDSFLEWIEESVSREG; this is translated from the coding sequence ATGATCAATGCCGTGACGATCTTCACAACCTGTGGCAGCGAAGAGACAGCCCTCACCATTGCCGCCGCGGTCGTGGACCAGGGGTACGCCGCCTGCGTGAACATCCTGCCCTCCATCAAGAGTTATTACTACTATAAGGGCGGAACCCACCTCGACGAGGAGGTGATGCTGATGATCAAGACCAGCCGCGACCGGTACGACGCGGTGGCCCAGGTCATCACCGAGCTCCACACCTACGAGATCCCGGAAATCCTGATGGTCCCCGTCGAAGCTTGTTCCGACAGTTTCCTCGAATGGATCGAGGAATCGGTTTCGCGAGAAGGCTGA
- a CDS encoding electron transfer flavoprotein subunit beta/FixA family protein gives MKILVALKQVPDTETKIRVAADGKSLDAGDVKWITSPYDEYALEEALRLKESAAAEVTAVSVGGDKAKDILRNALALGADQAVLVKSAETGDPLAVARTLAAFAQDKGFDLILLGNKGFGGDNACVGPMLAELLGLAQANVVTKLELSEGRFKAEREGDADSEVLEGSLPAVVTAQRGLNEPRYANLKGIMAAKKKTIEEVEGAAVTPAVTTVTLALPPSRPEGRKLEGDAAAQAAALLGLLRDEAKVL, from the coding sequence ATGAAGATTCTTGTGGCCCTGAAACAGGTGCCCGACACCGAGACCAAGATCAGGGTGGCGGCGGACGGGAAATCCCTGGACGCCGGCGACGTCAAGTGGATCACCAGCCCCTACGACGAGTACGCCCTGGAGGAGGCCCTGCGCCTCAAGGAATCCGCCGCCGCCGAAGTGACCGCCGTCTCCGTGGGCGGGGACAAGGCCAAGGACATCCTGCGCAACGCGCTGGCCCTGGGCGCCGACCAGGCCGTGCTGGTCAAGTCCGCCGAGACCGGGGACCCCCTGGCCGTGGCCCGGACCCTGGCCGCCTTCGCCCAGGACAAGGGCTTCGACCTGATCCTCCTGGGCAACAAGGGCTTCGGCGGCGACAACGCCTGCGTGGGCCCCATGCTGGCCGAGCTGCTGGGCCTGGCCCAGGCCAACGTCGTGACGAAGCTGGAACTGTCCGAAGGCCGCTTCAAGGCCGAGCGCGAAGGGGACGCCGACAGCGAGGTGCTGGAAGGCTCCCTGCCCGCGGTGGTCACCGCCCAGCGCGGCCTCAACGAGCCCCGGTACGCCAATCTCAAGGGGATCATGGCCGCCAAGAAGAAGACCATCGAGGAGGTGGAGGGGGCCGCCGTGACGCCCGCCGTCACCACCGTCACCCTCGCCCTGCCCCCCTCCCGCCCCGAAGGCCGGAAGCTGGAAGGGGACGCCGCCGCCCAGGCCGCGGCCCTCCTGGGTCTCCTGCGCGACGAAGCCAAGGTCCTGTAA
- the glpX gene encoding class II fructose-bisphosphatase, with amino-acid sequence MEMSLSGEFLSVVEQAAIACAVSIGNGNRKHSDWLAVESMRHSMEHLPIDGTIVIGEGERDEAPMLYVGEKLGLGMGHPAIDIAVDPLEGTNLCATGAPNAITVLAASEKGGLLHAPDLYMQKLCVGPAAKGKVSLDATPAENLKIIAAALHRKVSELTVVVLDRPRHDNLIEAIRSAGARIQLIGDGDLSAAISAAVSGTGIHAVMGIGGAPEGVISAAALKCLGGEIQGRLVVDTNTASREKAEAMGVDFNRIYFTDDLAPGEHIVFAACGVTRGNLLDGVHTFGDGVRTASLVLNRRPRRVRFIDTVHVNEGEDITVRF; translated from the coding sequence ATGGAAATGTCCCTCAGCGGAGAGTTTCTCAGCGTCGTGGAACAGGCCGCCATCGCCTGCGCGGTGAGCATCGGCAACGGCAACCGCAAGCACAGCGACTGGCTCGCGGTGGAATCCATGCGCCACAGCATGGAGCACCTGCCCATCGACGGCACCATCGTCATCGGCGAGGGTGAACGTGATGAAGCGCCAATGCTTTACGTGGGCGAGAAGCTGGGCCTGGGCATGGGCCACCCGGCCATCGACATCGCGGTGGATCCCCTGGAGGGCACCAACCTCTGCGCCACCGGCGCCCCCAACGCCATCACGGTCCTGGCCGCCTCCGAAAAGGGCGGCCTCCTCCACGCCCCCGACCTCTACATGCAGAAGCTCTGCGTGGGCCCCGCGGCCAAGGGCAAGGTGAGCCTGGACGCCACCCCCGCCGAGAACCTCAAGATCATCGCCGCAGCCCTGCACCGGAAGGTGAGCGAACTGACCGTGGTGGTCCTGGACCGCCCCCGGCACGACAACCTCATCGAGGCCATCCGCTCCGCCGGAGCCCGCATCCAGCTCATCGGCGACGGCGACCTCTCCGCCGCCATCTCCGCCGCGGTCTCCGGCACGGGCATCCATGCCGTCATGGGCATCGGCGGCGCCCCCGAGGGCGTCATTTCCGCCGCGGCCCTCAAGTGCCTGGGCGGCGAGATCCAGGGCCGCCTGGTGGTGGACACCAACACCGCCAGCCGGGAGAAGGCCGAGGCCATGGGGGTCGACTTCAACCGCATCTACTTCACCGACGACCTGGCCCCCGGCGAACACATCGTCTTCGCCGCCTGCGGCGTCACCCGGGGCAACCTCCTGGACGGTGTCCACACCTTCGGCGACGGCGTCCGCACGGCGAGCCTGGTGCTGAACCGGAGGCCGAGGAGGGTGAGGTTCATCGATACCGTCCACGTGAACGAGGGCGAGGACATCACGGTCCGGTTCTAG
- a CDS encoding S41 family peptidase, translated as MHQRTWLSLLTLPLVAMFTYPVVFRPVQEAPRKELKPVSQDPLAGLSDIQDVLSLIKDHYVDPPDMEKVLNGGIQAALERAHPLNAYLTPEDLRLPDPGPASIGIQVLKRQIYAQVMGVTAGSPAAKAGFQPGDVIRKVDGDSIGPMSSWTLERRLRGVAGSDISLLRYAAANGELKKITLKRELIARPPAFVRKEAKANLIGMEDLTPGRAVELQALLKDLDHKLPLILDLRRCNGGSLSEAALVAGLLVGAGPLATIQETGKAPIPLAIVPAGLPPFAKVAVLQGPWTCGAAEALSSALKFQSVPVFGERTMGLGVERTRFPLRQGGAAEVVNKRWLGAGGEFLGVGGEKPAAMKAKADPAHPGEAAQAGVTPDHLFKNLKPEEDPLPRILEILEEKGKAAQWSIPRQNRRDPVLVSGLMNRFPADRDWV; from the coding sequence ATGCATCAGCGCACCTGGCTCTCCCTCCTGACCCTCCCCCTGGTGGCGATGTTCACCTACCCGGTGGTGTTCCGCCCCGTGCAGGAAGCCCCCCGGAAGGAACTCAAGCCCGTAAGCCAGGATCCCCTGGCCGGCCTCTCCGACATCCAGGACGTCCTCTCCCTCATCAAGGACCACTACGTGGATCCCCCGGACATGGAGAAGGTCCTCAACGGCGGCATCCAGGCCGCCCTGGAGCGGGCCCACCCCCTGAACGCCTACCTGACCCCGGAGGACCTGCGCCTTCCGGACCCCGGCCCGGCCTCCATCGGGATCCAGGTGCTCAAGCGCCAGATCTACGCCCAGGTCATGGGCGTGACCGCCGGCAGCCCCGCCGCCAAGGCCGGCTTCCAGCCCGGGGACGTGATCCGCAAGGTGGACGGCGATTCCATCGGACCCATGAGCAGCTGGACCCTGGAGCGCCGCCTGCGCGGGGTGGCGGGTTCGGACATCTCCCTGCTGCGCTACGCCGCGGCCAACGGCGAACTGAAGAAGATCACCCTCAAGCGGGAGCTGATCGCGCGCCCGCCCGCATTCGTCCGCAAGGAAGCCAAGGCCAACCTCATCGGCATGGAGGACCTGACCCCCGGGCGTGCGGTGGAGCTGCAGGCCCTGCTCAAGGACCTGGACCACAAGCTCCCCCTGATCCTGGATCTGCGCCGCTGCAACGGCGGCAGCCTCAGCGAGGCCGCCCTGGTGGCGGGCCTGCTGGTGGGCGCCGGGCCCCTGGCCACCATCCAGGAGACGGGCAAGGCGCCCATCCCCCTGGCCATCGTTCCCGCCGGTCTCCCGCCCTTCGCCAAGGTGGCGGTGCTCCAGGGCCCCTGGACCTGCGGCGCCGCCGAGGCGCTGTCCTCGGCCCTGAAGTTCCAGTCCGTGCCCGTCTTCGGCGAGCGCACCATGGGCCTGGGCGTGGAGCGCACCCGCTTCCCCCTGCGCCAGGGCGGCGCCGCGGAGGTGGTGAACAAGCGCTGGCTGGGCGCCGGGGGCGAATTCCTGGGCGTGGGGGGGGAGAAGCCCGCGGCCATGAAGGCCAAGGCCGACCCCGCCCACCCCGGGGAGGCCGCCCAGGCCGGGGTCACCCCCGACCACCTCTTCAAGAACCTCAAGCCCGAGGAGGACCCCCTGCCGCGGATCCTCGAGATCCTCGAGGAGAAGGGCAAGGCGGCCCAGTGGAGCATTCCCCGCCAGAACCGGCGCGATCCGGTGCTGGTGTCCGGGCTGATGAACAGGTTCCCCGCGGACCGGGACTGGGTCTGA
- the lpxK gene encoding tetraacyldisaccharide 4'-kinase codes for MHLLRWILAPLAPLYGGIVAARNRAFDRHPERAARVDVPVVSIGNLTTGGTGKTPVTLHLAETLEAEGLIASVVSRGYGGRRDLDPMEVGPGSDPAQTGDEPLMMARRLGPGRVVVGRRRHHAALRALALSPRPDLLIMDDGFQHRGLHRDLDLLLLDGVRRWGNGRMLPLGDLREPAASAARASCLVVTRGARADRDAILAWWARFGSGGPVFWVDFAITALRRLDTGARIPLPLGAPGPLFAFCALGHPEAFFADLLVAGAPWTGSRAFRDHQALGPRLGALEAEARAAGAGGLVCTEKDAVKLDPARATGLPIWIAEQRVTGAEPLEAWVLERLRGSSGSPGASSGTRPR; via the coding sequence ATGCATCTTCTCCGGTGGATCCTCGCGCCCCTGGCCCCGCTCTACGGGGGGATCGTGGCGGCCCGGAACCGCGCCTTCGACCGCCACCCGGAGCGCGCTGCCCGGGTGGACGTTCCCGTGGTCTCCATCGGCAACCTGACCACCGGAGGCACCGGCAAGACCCCCGTGACCCTCCACTTGGCCGAAACCTTGGAAGCGGAGGGCCTCATCGCGTCGGTGGTCTCCCGGGGCTACGGGGGGAGGCGGGACCTGGACCCCATGGAGGTGGGCCCCGGCTCCGACCCGGCCCAGACCGGGGACGAGCCCCTCATGATGGCCCGGCGCCTGGGCCCGGGGCGGGTGGTGGTGGGCCGGCGGCGGCACCACGCGGCCCTGCGGGCCCTGGCCCTTTCCCCCCGGCCGGACCTCCTCATCATGGACGACGGCTTCCAGCACCGGGGCCTCCACCGGGACCTGGACCTGCTGCTGCTGGACGGGGTCCGCCGCTGGGGCAACGGCCGCATGCTGCCCCTGGGCGATCTGCGGGAGCCCGCGGCCTCGGCGGCCCGGGCCTCCTGCCTGGTGGTCACCCGGGGCGCCCGGGCCGACCGGGACGCCATCCTGGCCTGGTGGGCCCGCTTCGGGTCCGGGGGCCCGGTGTTCTGGGTGGATTTCGCCATCACGGCCCTGCGGCGCCTGGACACCGGGGCGCGCATCCCCCTGCCCCTGGGCGCCCCGGGGCCCCTCTTCGCCTTCTGCGCCCTGGGCCACCCGGAGGCCTTCTTCGCCGATCTCCTGGTGGCCGGCGCCCCCTGGACCGGCAGCCGTGCCTTCCGGGATCACCAGGCCCTGGGCCCGCGCCTGGGGGCCCTGGAGGCCGAGGCCCGGGCCGCGGGCGCCGGGGGCCTGGTGTGCACGGAGAAGGACGCCGTCAAGCTGGACCCCGCCCGCGCCACCGGCCTGCCCATCTGGATCGCCGAGCAGCGGGTGACGGGGGCCGAGCCCCTGGAGGCCTGGGTCCTGGAGCGCCTCAGAGGCTCTTCAGGATCTCCTGGCGCTTCTTCTGGTACTCGTCCTCGGTGA
- a CDS encoding FG-GAP repeat domain-containing protein produces MNQILWGAPLVAGLAALQLSCSGDSHYQRSGFADYPVTWVAVADLNGDGLVDIVDAVHFEGGGAAASGWVSARVQDPAARGTYLDPVQTAAGANPAFLVAARLSPAGNPGVVVANRQLAPGAGASNQVSVLFPDPAVPGGFKAPVALPVGTRNPVAAAVGDLDGDTYPDVVVAADGASTLLLFTQQAPGGTFAAPVALAAGGEPTSVAVADLNGDGLADIVATTSGNQVSVFLQDPAHPGSFLPRVDYAVGVHPVAVAVADLNGDGLPDLVVANNGTGTAPTTQGVSVLLQASGGAFQPAVTYDAGDAFASAVAVGDLDGDGRPDIVVANAGVPGDPGSVAVLIQDGTGAFKAPVRYGGVQGPGSVAIADVDGDGLPDLVLGDGGLFVRFQIPGRPGVFGPPAQYRQ; encoded by the coding sequence ATGAACCAGATCCTTTGGGGCGCCCCCCTGGTGGCGGGGCTCGCGGCCCTGCAGCTGTCCTGCTCGGGGGACAGCCACTACCAGCGGTCGGGCTTCGCCGACTACCCGGTGACCTGGGTCGCCGTGGCCGATCTGAACGGGGATGGCCTGGTGGACATCGTGGACGCCGTCCACTTCGAGGGGGGCGGGGCCGCCGCCTCCGGCTGGGTCTCGGCGCGGGTCCAGGACCCGGCGGCCCGGGGCACCTACCTGGATCCCGTGCAGACCGCCGCCGGCGCCAATCCGGCCTTCCTGGTGGCGGCCCGGCTCTCCCCCGCGGGCAATCCCGGCGTCGTGGTGGCGAACCGGCAGTTGGCCCCCGGCGCCGGGGCCTCCAACCAGGTCTCGGTGCTGTTCCCGGATCCCGCCGTCCCCGGCGGGTTCAAGGCCCCGGTGGCCCTGCCCGTGGGCACCCGCAACCCGGTGGCCGCGGCCGTGGGCGACCTGGACGGGGACACCTACCCCGACGTGGTGGTGGCCGCCGACGGCGCCAGCACCCTCCTCCTCTTCACCCAGCAGGCCCCGGGGGGGACCTTCGCGGCCCCGGTGGCCCTGGCCGCGGGCGGCGAGCCCACGTCCGTGGCCGTGGCCGACCTCAACGGCGATGGCCTCGCGGATATCGTGGCCACCACCTCCGGCAACCAGGTCTCGGTGTTCCTCCAGGACCCGGCCCATCCCGGCAGCTTCCTGCCCCGGGTGGACTACGCGGTGGGGGTCCACCCCGTGGCCGTGGCGGTGGCGGACCTGAACGGCGACGGGCTTCCCGATCTCGTGGTGGCCAACAACGGCACCGGGACGGCGCCCACGACCCAGGGCGTCAGCGTGCTCCTGCAGGCCTCCGGGGGCGCCTTCCAGCCCGCCGTCACCTACGACGCCGGGGACGCCTTCGCCTCCGCCGTGGCCGTGGGCGACCTGGACGGCGACGGCCGCCCCGATATCGTCGTGGCCAACGCGGGCGTGCCCGGCGACCCCGGCAGCGTCGCGGTGCTCATCCAGGACGGGACCGGCGCCTTCAAGGCTCCCGTGCGCTACGGCGGGGTCCAGGGCCCCGGCTCCGTGGCCATCGCCGACGTCGACGGTGACGGCCTGCCGGACTTGGTGCTGGGGGACGGCGGCCTCTTCGTGAGGTTCCAGATCCCGGGGAGGCCCGGGGTCTTCGGGCCCCCCGCCCAGTACCGGCAGTAG
- a CDS encoding Ldh family oxidoreductase has translation MQWVDEYPRHYQDCVWLDFTFLEGFMRDSLVAAGVPAPDAAVVADVLIESDRRGIDSHGIGRLKPIYIDRIRDGILDPVTRVEVVRDRKTVTVLDGHNGMGHVVAKRAMETTLAKARAHGMGMTAVRNSTHYGIAGYYASMAAKAGMIGITGTNARPSIAPTFGVENMLGTNPLTIGFPTDEDFPFILDCATSVTQRGKIESYARMGKDLVPGWVIDEEGRTRTDTAQVLVDLTLGKAALTPLGGIGEDMAGFKGYGYATVVEVLSAALQDGAYLKLLNGLDGAGNKVPIPIGHFFMAVDIEEFIELDRFKAIAGDILRELRASRKAPGEEHIFTAGEKEHLAWGIRKEKGCPVGAALRKDMETLRKWYDLPYHFPWDA, from the coding sequence ATGCAGTGGGTCGACGAGTATCCGCGCCACTACCAGGACTGCGTCTGGCTTGATTTCACCTTCCTCGAGGGGTTCATGCGGGACTCCCTCGTGGCCGCCGGCGTCCCCGCGCCGGACGCGGCCGTGGTGGCCGACGTCCTCATCGAATCGGATCGCCGGGGCATCGACTCCCACGGCATCGGGCGGCTCAAGCCCATCTACATCGACCGCATCCGGGACGGCATCCTGGATCCCGTCACCCGGGTGGAGGTGGTGCGCGACCGCAAGACCGTCACCGTCCTGGACGGGCACAACGGCATGGGCCACGTGGTGGCCAAGCGCGCCATGGAGACCACCCTCGCCAAGGCCAGGGCCCACGGCATGGGCATGACCGCCGTGCGGAACTCCACCCACTACGGCATCGCCGGGTACTACGCCTCCATGGCCGCCAAGGCCGGGATGATCGGCATCACCGGCACCAACGCCCGCCCCTCCATCGCCCCCACCTTCGGGGTGGAGAACATGCTGGGCACCAACCCCCTGACCATCGGCTTCCCCACCGACGAGGACTTCCCGTTCATCCTGGACTGCGCCACCTCCGTCACCCAGCGGGGCAAGATCGAGAGCTACGCCCGCATGGGCAAGGACCTGGTCCCGGGCTGGGTCATCGACGAGGAGGGCCGCACCCGCACCGACACGGCCCAGGTGCTGGTGGACCTGACCCTGGGCAAGGCCGCCCTGACGCCCCTGGGGGGCATCGGGGAGGACATGGCCGGGTTCAAGGGCTACGGCTACGCCACGGTGGTGGAGGTGCTCAGCGCCGCCCTGCAGGACGGGGCCTACCTCAAGCTGCTCAACGGCCTGGACGGGGCCGGGAACAAGGTCCCCATCCCCATCGGCCACTTCTTCATGGCCGTGGACATCGAGGAATTCATCGAGCTGGACCGGTTCAAGGCGATCGCCGGGGACATCCTGCGGGAGCTGCGGGCGAGCCGGAAGGCCCCCGGCGAGGAGCACATCTTCACCGCCGGGGAGAAGGAGCACCTCGCCTGGGGGATCCGGAAGGAGAAGGGCTGCCCCGTGGGCGCCGCCCTGAGAAAGGACATGGAGACGCTGAGGAAGTGGTATGATCTGCCCTACCATTTCCCCTGGGACGCCTGA